The sequence below is a genomic window from Paenibacillus sp. DCT19.
CCACTACAACTACCGTTGACATAGTACATACCTCCGTGGGTGCCTTGCGCACCTTTGTATTGGTCTGTCCGTCCTCTATCTCGGCAGGAATTTAAGTGACAAACACCGGCGGAGAAGCGTGCTAACGGACAGTGAAAATTTCCTTCAATTTACATCCGAAGGAAGGTTTTCGCTGCTTTAACGCAGCAGTATTAGTGTACCAGTACCCTTTTTCAAAGTCAAATCAAATAGCGAACAATTAGATATAGTAAAACCATAATGTTCGGAATTTACGCTATATTTCGACGCAAAAAACCGGCGAAGCCAGTCAAATCATGTCTGACGGCTAACCCCGGTTCCTTATCGTGCGTGTTCAAGCACTACATGGCGAAGGCGTCATTGTGTGCCCTCTCGTAGTTTACGAATTTATTAAAGTTCTTCAGGAACACTAATTCCACCGTACCAACCGGACCATTACGCTGTTTAGCAATAATAATCTCGATAATATTTTTCTTCTCGGTTTCCTGATTATAGTAGTCATCCCGGTACAGGAAAGCTACGATGTCAGCATCTTGCTCGATCGATCCTGATTCCCGCAAGTCACTCATCATCGGACGTTTATCCTGACGTTGCTCTACGCCCCGGCTTAGCTGAGACAAGGCAATAACCGGAACTTCAAGTTCACGGCCAATCTGTTTCAATGTACGTGAAATCTCGGATACCTCTTGTTGACGGTTCTCCCCTGCTTTACCACGTCCACTAATGAGTTGCAAATAGTCGATCAGAATCATGCCAAGGCCTTTTTCCTTTTTGAGACGACGGCATTTGGCACGAATATCGGCCACCGTAATCCCTGGCGTATCATCGATATAGATATCTGCTTCGTTTAACGCAGCGATGCCCATCGTGAGCTTCTGCCAGTCCTCATCACCTTTGAATTCACCCGTACGCAGAACTCCCGCATCCAGGTTGGCTTCCGCACAGATCATCCGTTGTACGAGCTGTGCGGCTGACATCTCCAGACTGAAGATGGCTACCGTCTCTTGCGCCCGAATGCCTACATTCTGAGCGATATTCAAGGCAAAGGCTGTCTTACCTACCGAAGGACGCGCGGCTACAATAATCAAGTCACTACGCTGGAATCCGGCGGTCATTTTGTCGAGATCGATAAATCCGGACGGAATTCCCGTCGTGGTTCCACGGTTTTGATGCAGCGTCTCGACTTTGTCGAATACCTCCATCAGTACATCCTGAATGGCGATAAAACCGCTACTGGAACGGCGGTTAGAGATCTCCAAAATGCGTCGCTCTGCTTCACCAAGCATCGCAGCAACATCTTCACCGCCAGTATAGCCTTCGCTAACAATTTGCGTAGCTGTACGAATCAAGCGTCGCAGCATCGATTTCTCTTCGATAATCTGCGCATAATAGTCTACGTTCGCGGCTGTAGGTACACCATGAGCCAGCTTCGCTAGATAACTGACGCCGCCGATGTCCTCCAGCTCGCCTTTGTCCTTCAGAAGCGAAGTCAGTGTCACGAGGTCAATCGGTTGATTTCCCTCACCCAGCTGAATCATCGCTTCAAAAATTAGTTGATGGGGCTTGTCATAGAAATCCTCGGTTTGCACCCGTTCCATCGCTGTAATCAGAGCTTCGCCCTGCAACAGGATTGCACCCAGCACAGCCTGTTCGGCTTCCAGGTTCTGTGGGGGAATCCGGTCGAATAACATTTCGCCGCCCATCTTATTCCTCCGTTACTTGTACCTTCAAGGTTGCCTTCACTTCAGGGTGAATCTTGACAGATACTTGCGTTACACCAAGAGTACGAATAGGCTCGTCCAACTCAATTTTACGCTTATCGATTTTCAGACCTTTAGCTGCAAGAGCTTCTGCGATCTGTTTAGATGTAATTGCACCGAACAGACGGCCACCTTCGCCGGACTTCGCTTTAAGCTCCGTCACTTCTGATTCGAGTTTTTTGCCTAACGCTTCTGCTTCTGCCTTCTCTTCCTGTTTGCGTCTCTCTTCAGCCGCATTTTGGTTGTCCAGCGTCTTCATGTTTCCGTCTGTTGCTAGACGAGCAATTCCCCGTGGTAACAAGAAGTTCTGAGCATAACCTTCAGATACTTCCTTCACTTGCCCTTTCTTGCCTTGACCCTTCATATCTTTTATAAAAATGACCTTCATTCGAACAGCCCCTCTTCCTTTTCGATTTCAGCAAGTACGTTCATCAGCCGTTTTTCTGCCTCTCCCAACGTACCTTCCAGCTGTACAGCAGCATTCGTTAAATGTCCGCCACCGCCAAGTTTCTCCATTACGACCTGTACATTCATTCGTCCCAGCGATCTAGCACTGATGCCAATTAACCCATCCGGCCGCTCACTGATCACAAACGATGCAACAACGTCGGTCATATTAAGCAATGTGTCCGCCACTTGGGCGATCATCATCTGTGAGATCTTGCTGCCAGGGTCGGTGACCGCCAGCGCAATGTTCCCGTATACCATTTTAGCATGCTTTATGATTTCTGCCTTAGCAATATATTCTGACAGATCCTCTTTCATCAAACGTTGGATCATGATGGTGTCTGCACCACTTCGACGTAAAAAGCCTGCTGCCTCGAATGTACGTGAACCTGTATGCAATGCAAAATGCTTTGTGTCCACAGTAATTCCAGCTAACAGTGCTGTTGCTTCAAGTGGCGTGAATTGTACCTTGTCATGAATATATTGTAACAGCTCAGTCACTAGTTCCGCAGCCGATGAAGCATATGGCTCCAAATAGATGAGTACCGCATCATTAATAAATTCTTCTCCGCGGCGATGATGATCTACAACCACCACACGCGTAGCTGCTTGCACTAGTTTCGGCTCCATCGTCATCGAAGCTTTGTGCGTATCCACAACGACAAGCAACGTATGCTCGGTCATCATCTGTGTTGCTTGTTCAGGCGATACAAATGCTTTGGACAGCTTCTCATCCTTGTTCACTTGCTCCATCATGCGTTCAATGGATGGATTCGGTCCGTCCAGGACAATCCGTGCTTCCACATTATATAAACTAGCTGCCTTCCATACACCAATGGATGCACCGATTGCATCCATATCCGGCATTTTATGCCCCATAACAAGCACACGGTCACTCTCTTGCATCAGATCACGCAGTGCATGAGCAATGACCCTAGCCCTTACTCGTGTGCGTTTCTCAACAGCATTCGATTTACCACCATAGAAGGACAAGCGCTGTCCGGACTTCACAGCGGCCTGATCACCACCGCGACCAAGTGCCATATCAAGACTCGATTGAGCAAGCTCTCCCATTTCTCCAATGCTATCCGATCCAAACGCAAGACCGATACTAAGCGTCATGGGAACTTTGAGGTCAGCAGTCATTTCACGGACTTCATCCAAAATAACAAACCGGCTTTGCTCCAATTCTTGCAACGACTTATAGTTTAGCATCATAAGATACCGATCCGAGGACAAGCGCCGCAAATATACTTCATAACGCTTAGCCCAGGATGTGATCTCGCTTGTTACACGAGCGATTAACGCAGTGCGCTGCTGATCATCCATGCCTTGCGCTGCTTCATCAAGATTATCGAGCACCAGGATACCCAGTGCCATACGTTCATTTTCATATTTATCACGAAGAATAGCGAGCTCTGTTATTTCGTAGACATACACATACCGCTCCTGCGGATTATGAATTACGCCGTAATACCGATCATCCAACTGGAATTCGTCATGGAGTTCCCTCGTTAGTTCCTTGCTTCCATCCTTCTTCTCTTTTGGCTGAGGAAGATTGGGAAACAAGTTTGGGAGGGGATTACCTACCATCGTTTTCTCATGGAACATATCTGCAATGAAGCGATTATGCCACTCTACCGTACGATCCTCACTGTACAACACAATGCCGAATGGAAGCATACCTACGGCTTCGCCTTCCATTCGTTTGATCCGAATAGACAGTCCATTAATGTAGTCATTCAATTCTCGGCGGAACGCTAGCTCCGCCTTAATCATGACGATCCCCAGCGCCGAAGCCAGAAGTAGACTAACCAAACCAAGCGTCCAGTTATAAATGGTCACCAACATAACTAGCAGTAGCAGCATTATGAACGCCCATACGGTATAGTAGCCGTGCCAGCGTTTCTTCAGAAATTTAGGCAAGACTCATCACCCTAACGTTTTGGTTTCGTTATTGCTTCGCGAAGCGGGAACACCAGATCAATAACTCCGATAATTCGTAGCGGACCAATGAAGAAGACCGCAGCCGCAAGTAAATACGGTATAACTGGATTCCACTTTTTCGCATGTGACAGGAAGAAGAAGAAGCCGATCGCTTGAATCATGAAGCCAAGATTAATGAGTGGCGACAAGTTGGCCGCAATCATCGACCAATACGACCCATCATTCTCGCTAGACATGAGCGTGAAGATCAGTGCAAGGAAGTAATACCATATCAAGGCACGCGGCATACGCCATTCACGCGCTGGTGGGAAATTAGCTACACTTACACCCATGACATTCAGAATTGGACGTGCAATGAGATGTGTAATGAGCGACATCACAAGTGCAGTCACTACAAGAGCGAACGGAATTAAGAGCTGCGTTCGTCTAGCCACATCTTCCGTCATTTCAGGCGTCCATACGAATCCATTGACCAGTCCATCCGAAGCAGTCAGTGGCTCCGTAGCAAGTTTCACCATATTCTCAATGTACTCATACAGGTTGAACTGGAACAGAACGCTCCCGATCAGCAACATCAACAAATATTCAGCTAATATTGCACCAGTACCCACCAAGAAAGTATACAGGGCTGACTTCCCTTTCTTGATTGCATTACCCATAATGATTGCTGGCACCGTAAACACAACTAAGAATAGGAGATACAACGGTTCAATCATGAATAATATTATGGCGACTGGGATGAGATGCACAACAAACGATTTAACAGATAGGTACGCATACAGAATCACACCTGGTACGAGCATGAAAAATACTGTGAGCACCGATAAAGGCGTTATAAGCGATAGTAACAAGAGCAGAAATACAACGCTCCAAATAACTGATTTAAAGCTAAAATTCAACAAATTCACCTCTTACGCATATGATCTTCAAGCGCGGATATGTCTTGGTACCAATCTTCCAATTGGTGACCTTCCGATTTGTGCTTTTTCAACTTTTCCACAAGCAGTGCATCCAGATCCTTGAAAGGAATACCGAGCCTGCGGCCCAATATGTAACTACTCATCATCAGACTGGCTAGACTGTCTCCGATCCGGGAAGTACTGCCTTCCCATAAGGCTTTGAACAATCGAGACACTTGGTCAAGTACTTCGGTTTTTAGCCACTCAATCACTTTAGCGCGTTTGGCTACATCCAGTTCTTTAGGCATATTGGCGAAAGTCACTCTCCCCGAAAAAGCTTTATTCTCCATTATAACATAAAAAGGGGGCTACAAAATGTTCCCCATGCGAAGGGCATTCCCACCTTTTTCTGCTCTCCCACTGTTTAACATGGTACTGAGCGGCTCTGATTATCCCTGTGCGCAATAACGTTTTTGATTTCTTATTTTGCTTTCATGGATTCCTTAGCTACAATGCCTTCACAGTATTCTATGATCTGGCTACGACGGACAATGCCTATAAAGCGTTCCATATCATCGACGACAGGTACAAAGTTCTGAACCTTAGCCAAATTAATGAGATCCTCCATATTGGCATTAATGGATACGGGCTTAATATCTAGGCGGAGCGGTACTTCCTTAAGCAAGAATTTTGAAGCGTTTTCAAATGTAATCTTCCCCTCGGCATTCTTCATGTACCACAGTAGATCACCCTCAGTGACCGTACCTATATATTTGCCTTCCTTATTCAAAATGGGCACCGCTGTGAAGCGATGATACTCCATTCGTTCCAATGTTTGCCGCAGAGTAGAATCCGATGTTACACACGTAACCTCTTGCTTAGGCAGCAAAAAAAATGCGATGTTCATACCCTAACGTATCCCCCTCATGAATTTCGACTTTCAACTACTCCTCAACCCATATTATACGTTTCAAAACGTAAGATGTTCCAAAAGGTCTCTTCGCTCTTCTGAAAAAGAAAAAAACAGCAGCCCGCAAATAAACGACGTACTGCTGATTATGATCAGGCCTCTGTATGGAATTCGTTACTCGATCTGCTGCCGGTCTGGTATCATCAAGGCACCGGCTGGGGTCGATTCATCCATCCAGTTGGTAATCAGCTCTTTGGCATATTGGACGTCTTTCTCATCCGCTTTGCCATAGTAGATTCCGTCTTTGCGCATACCTTCACCAAGGATCGTGAAGCTAGAAATTTGTGGCTTCTCTTGTGTCAGCACCTGTTTTGCTAGATCAACAATAAAGGAAGGACGCATATCTGTCTGGAAGTTGTCTCCCATAATCTCCAATAACTCTGGAATCTTGCCGATTGAATTAAGATTAAGCATTTTATTCGCCATCGCGTTCAGGAATATCTGCTGCCGCTTGGTACGATTAAAGTCACTGTCCTCTCGATATCGAACATAATACAGTGCTTCTTGACCGTCATAGATCGGTTTACCGCCTTCAATAGTGAATTGCACATGATCGGGATGTTTATTAACAATATCCTCTTCAATCGGCAACTCTACCCCACCAAGCGCGTCTACAACCCTTTTGATTCCGTCAAAATTAATGGTGGCGTAGTATCCTACATCTGCATTCAAGAATTTCTCCACCGTATTGATGGACATATTCTCCCCTCCGAACGCGTAGGCATGCGCAATTTTGTCATAATCGTCTTCCCCATCCTTATTCGCATCACGACCCACAATCTGCACATACGTGTCACGTGGAATCGAAACGAGAAGCACACGGGATTCCTTTGGACGAACAACAGTGTAGATGACCGTATCGGAACGGCCCCTTGTTTTCTCATACGCGCGTTTATCCGAACCGAGCAGAAGTACGGAAAATGGCTCTTTACGGTACACGGTCGGATCTGGCGTATTATTCCCTTCCTGCGGAACATAGGAACGAGACAACTGATCTTCAACTGAATTGGCCAGGAAAAGATCAAATGCAGCTACGGCAAGCTGCTGACGAAACAAATACCCGCCAATCAACAAAACCACGAGCGAAACGAGAGTTATATATAGACCTTTTCTTCTTTTCTTCTTCTTTTCATTAGTTCTTCTTGTCATCCATCGATTCCTTCTTCACTATAAAAATGAATTGCCTACATACCATTAAACGCGCCCAACGACTTATGACTCGGCGTTCTCTAATGTTTTCTCTATATCAATTCTGAACACCGCTAACGCTCGTTCTATTGTAAACATTGCTACATAAGTAAAAGTTACAATCCGGTTAAATTGAAAAGAACAGCCCCGTATATAAATCGCATAAAGGAACTGTTCTGATCATTAGATGTTATATTGAAACTCAGAAAACTCAATCATAAACTTGCTTAAGAGAGATCCACAGTGCTCCCCTTTTCTCTATTCCGTAGAACTCCTGTAATCAATGCTGCTACCAGTGTTAACACACTGAAAATAACC
It includes:
- the dnaB gene encoding replicative DNA helicase, with translation MGGEMLFDRIPPQNLEAEQAVLGAILLQGEALITAMERVQTEDFYDKPHQLIFEAMIQLGEGNQPIDLVTLTSLLKDKGELEDIGGVSYLAKLAHGVPTAANVDYYAQIIEEKSMLRRLIRTATQIVSEGYTGGEDVAAMLGEAERRILEISNRRSSSGFIAIQDVLMEVFDKVETLHQNRGTTTGIPSGFIDLDKMTAGFQRSDLIIVAARPSVGKTAFALNIAQNVGIRAQETVAIFSLEMSAAQLVQRMICAEANLDAGVLRTGEFKGDEDWQKLTMGIAALNEADIYIDDTPGITVADIRAKCRRLKKEKGLGMILIDYLQLISGRGKAGENRQQEVSEISRTLKQIGRELEVPVIALSQLSRGVEQRQDKRPMMSDLRESGSIEQDADIVAFLYRDDYYNQETEKKNIIEIIIAKQRNGPVGTVELVFLKNFNKFVNYERAHNDAFAM
- the rplI gene encoding 50S ribosomal protein L9, with the translated sequence MKVIFIKDMKGQGKKGQVKEVSEGYAQNFLLPRGIARLATDGNMKTLDNQNAAEERRKQEEKAEAEALGKKLESEVTELKAKSGEGGRLFGAITSKQIAEALAAKGLKIDKRKIELDEPIRTLGVTQVSVKIHPEVKATLKVQVTEE
- a CDS encoding DHH family phosphoesterase, which encodes MPKFLKKRWHGYYTVWAFIMLLLLVMLVTIYNWTLGLVSLLLASALGIVMIKAELAFRRELNDYINGLSIRIKRMEGEAVGMLPFGIVLYSEDRTVEWHNRFIADMFHEKTMVGNPLPNLFPNLPQPKEKKDGSKELTRELHDEFQLDDRYYGVIHNPQERYVYVYEITELAILRDKYENERMALGILVLDNLDEAAQGMDDQQRTALIARVTSEITSWAKRYEVYLRRLSSDRYLMMLNYKSLQELEQSRFVILDEVREMTADLKVPMTLSIGLAFGSDSIGEMGELAQSSLDMALGRGGDQAAVKSGQRLSFYGGKSNAVEKRTRVRARVIAHALRDLMQESDRVLVMGHKMPDMDAIGASIGVWKAASLYNVEARIVLDGPNPSIERMMEQVNKDEKLSKAFVSPEQATQMMTEHTLLVVVDTHKASMTMEPKLVQAATRVVVVDHHRRGEEFINDAVLIYLEPYASSAAELVTELLQYIHDKVQFTPLEATALLAGITVDTKHFALHTGSRTFEAAGFLRRSGADTIMIQRLMKEDLSEYIAKAEIIKHAKMVYGNIALAVTDPGSKISQMMIAQVADTLLNMTDVVASFVISERPDGLIGISARSLGRMNVQVVMEKLGGGGHLTNAAVQLEGTLGEAEKRLMNVLAEIEKEEGLFE
- a CDS encoding DUF2232 domain-containing protein yields the protein MNFSFKSVIWSVVFLLLLLSLITPLSVLTVFFMLVPGVILYAYLSVKSFVVHLIPVAIILFMIEPLYLLFLVVFTVPAIIMGNAIKKGKSALYTFLVGTGAILAEYLLMLLIGSVLFQFNLYEYIENMVKLATEPLTASDGLVNGFVWTPEMTEDVARRTQLLIPFALVVTALVMSLITHLIARPILNVMGVSVANFPPAREWRMPRALIWYYFLALIFTLMSSENDGSYWSMIAANLSPLINLGFMIQAIGFFFFLSHAKKWNPVIPYLLAAAVFFIGPLRIIGVIDLVFPLREAITKPKR
- a CDS encoding MazG-like family protein translates to MPKELDVAKRAKVIEWLKTEVLDQVSRLFKALWEGSTSRIGDSLASLMMSSYILGRRLGIPFKDLDALLVEKLKKHKSEGHQLEDWYQDISALEDHMRKR
- a CDS encoding CBS domain-containing protein, with protein sequence MNIAFFLLPKQEVTCVTSDSTLRQTLERMEYHRFTAVPILNKEGKYIGTVTEGDLLWYMKNAEGKITFENASKFLLKEVPLRLDIKPVSINANMEDLINLAKVQNFVPVVDDMERFIGIVRRSQIIEYCEGIVAKESMKAK
- a CDS encoding LCP family protein, whose translation is MTRRTNEKKKKRRKGLYITLVSLVVLLIGGYLFRQQLAVAAFDLFLANSVEDQLSRSYVPQEGNNTPDPTVYRKEPFSVLLLGSDKRAYEKTRGRSDTVIYTVVRPKESRVLLVSIPRDTYVQIVGRDANKDGEDDYDKIAHAYAFGGENMSINTVEKFLNADVGYYATINFDGIKRVVDALGGVELPIEEDIVNKHPDHVQFTIEGGKPIYDGQEALYYVRYREDSDFNRTKRQQIFLNAMANKMLNLNSIGKIPELLEIMGDNFQTDMRPSFIVDLAKQVLTQEKPQISSFTILGEGMRKDGIYYGKADEKDVQYAKELITNWMDESTPAGALMIPDRQQIE